Proteins co-encoded in one Malus sylvestris chromosome 7, drMalSylv7.2, whole genome shotgun sequence genomic window:
- the LOC126629378 gene encoding WAT1-related protein At2g39510-like, with amino-acid sequence MFSEPLINLIGPAKLLMAVILLQCGDAGQNVIARLALNQGMSHYVFLVYRMAIAAVLISPYALILDRKSRPKMTFSILAKTMPLSLFDPVLDMNLFYMAMSYSTATFTSAMFNILPAIAFFMAMIFRLEKVNIRKLHSQAKVAGTTVTVGGAIILTLVKGPELNFPWTKGKRSKL; translated from the exons ATGTTTAGTGAGCCTTTGATTAACCTAATCGGTCCGGCGAAGCTACTCATGGCTGTGATTCTATTGCAGTGTGGCGATGCAGGTCAGAACGTAATTGCTAGGCTTGCTCTAAACCAGGGAATGAGCCATTATGTATTCTTAGTCTACAGAATGGCTATTGCAGCTGTTCTCATTTCTCCCTACGCTCTCATTTTGGATAG GAAATCGCGGCCAAAGATGACCTTTTCCATCCTTGCTAAGACTATGCCGCTTAGCCTTTTCGA CCCTGTGCTTGACATGAACCTCTTCTACATGGCAATGTCATATTCTACAGCTACTTTCACATCTGCCATGTTCAATATTCTTCCTGCAATTGCATTTTTCATGGCCATGATCTTTAG GCTTGAGAAAGTAAACATTAGGAAACTTCATAGCCAAGCAAAGGTAGCGGGGACCACAGTCACGGTTGGGGGAGCTATTATATTGACTCTGGTCAAAGGACCGGAACTTAATTTTCCGTGGACAAAGGGCAAAAGGTCTAAATTATGA